One genomic window of Eptesicus fuscus isolate TK198812 chromosome 6, DD_ASM_mEF_20220401, whole genome shotgun sequence includes the following:
- the NUDT18 gene encoding 8-oxo-dGDP phosphatase NUDT18 isoform X1 translates to MASEGLAEELEAVLGGQGLRVQSWDSEPAGEPRAPVRLRRNVCYVVLAVFLNEQDEVLMIQEAKKECYGSWYLPAGRMEPGETIVEALQREVKEEAGLHCEPLTLLCVEERGPSWIRFAFLAQPTGGVLKTSKEADAESLQACWYPRTSLATPLRAQDILPLVELAAQYRHQARHPRILPQELPCSLVCQRLVATFTSVATQTVWVLVGTVGAPHLPITACGFTPMEQRGGINMAILRLLQECLTLHHLAVETKGLLGLQHLGKGHTDGICLNVLVTVAFRNPGIQNEPPEVRGENFVWWKVVEEDLQSQLFQRLQESSVVPVNR, encoded by the exons ATGGCCTCGGAAGGCCTGGCGGAGGAGCTGGAAGCGGTGCTGGGGGGTCAGGGGCTGCGTGTGCAGAGCTGGGACTCGGAGCCGGCCGGGGAGCCGCGGGCACCCGTGCGGCTGCGGAGGAACGTCTGCTACGTGGTGCTGGCCGTGTTCCTCAACGAGCAG gaTGAGGTGCTCATGATCCAGGAGGCCAAGAAAGAATGCTATGGGTCGTGGTACCTGCCCGCGGGGCGAATGGAGCCTGGGGAGACCATCGTGGAGGCCCTGCAGCGGGAGGTGAAGGAGGAGGCCGGGCTGCACTGCGAGCCTCTGACATTGCTGTGTGTGGAGGAGCGGGGCCCCTCCTGGATCCGCTTTGCGTTCCTTGCTCAGCCCACAG gtggagTTCTCAAGACTTCCAAGGAGGCAGATGCAGAGTCCCTGCAGGCGTGCTGGTACCCACGaacctccctggccactcctctGCGAGCCCAGGACATCCTGCCCCTGGTTGAACTGGCTGCCCAGTACCGCCATCAGGCCAGGCACCCTCGCATTCTGCCCCAAGAGCTTCCCTGCAGTCTGGTTTGTCAGCGGCTCGTGGCCACCTTTACCAGTGTGGCCACCCAGACCGTGTGGGTGCTGGTAGGCACAGTGGGGGCGCCTCACTTGCCCATCACTGCCTGTGGCTTCACCCCTATGGAGCAGAGGGGTGGCATCAACATGGCCATCTTGCGGCTGCTACAGGAGTGTCTGACTCTGCACCACTTGGCAGTGGAGACCAAGGGGTTGCTTGGACTACAGCACCTGGGCAAAGGCCATACGGATGGCATCTGCCTGAATGTGCTGGTGACCGTGGCTTTTCGGAACCCGGGAATCCAAAATGAGCCCCCCGAGGTGCGGGGTGAGAACTTTGTTTGGTGGAAGGTGGTGGAGGAAGACCTACAAAGCCAGCTCTTCCAGAGGCTTCAGGAATCATCTGTTGTCCCAGTCAACAGATAG
- the NUDT18 gene encoding 8-oxo-dGDP phosphatase NUDT18 isoform X2, protein MIQEAKKECYGSWYLPAGRMEPGETIVEALQREVKEEAGLHCEPLTLLCVEERGPSWIRFAFLAQPTGGVLKTSKEADAESLQACWYPRTSLATPLRAQDILPLVELAAQYRHQARHPRILPQELPCSLVCQRLVATFTSVATQTVWVLVGTVGAPHLPITACGFTPMEQRGGINMAILRLLQECLTLHHLAVETKGLLGLQHLGKGHTDGICLNVLVTVAFRNPGIQNEPPEVRGENFVWWKVVEEDLQSQLFQRLQESSVVPVNR, encoded by the exons ATGATCCAGGAGGCCAAGAAAGAATGCTATGGGTCGTGGTACCTGCCCGCGGGGCGAATGGAGCCTGGGGAGACCATCGTGGAGGCCCTGCAGCGGGAGGTGAAGGAGGAGGCCGGGCTGCACTGCGAGCCTCTGACATTGCTGTGTGTGGAGGAGCGGGGCCCCTCCTGGATCCGCTTTGCGTTCCTTGCTCAGCCCACAG gtggagTTCTCAAGACTTCCAAGGAGGCAGATGCAGAGTCCCTGCAGGCGTGCTGGTACCCACGaacctccctggccactcctctGCGAGCCCAGGACATCCTGCCCCTGGTTGAACTGGCTGCCCAGTACCGCCATCAGGCCAGGCACCCTCGCATTCTGCCCCAAGAGCTTCCCTGCAGTCTGGTTTGTCAGCGGCTCGTGGCCACCTTTACCAGTGTGGCCACCCAGACCGTGTGGGTGCTGGTAGGCACAGTGGGGGCGCCTCACTTGCCCATCACTGCCTGTGGCTTCACCCCTATGGAGCAGAGGGGTGGCATCAACATGGCCATCTTGCGGCTGCTACAGGAGTGTCTGACTCTGCACCACTTGGCAGTGGAGACCAAGGGGTTGCTTGGACTACAGCACCTGGGCAAAGGCCATACGGATGGCATCTGCCTGAATGTGCTGGTGACCGTGGCTTTTCGGAACCCGGGAATCCAAAATGAGCCCCCCGAGGTGCGGGGTGAGAACTTTGTTTGGTGGAAGGTGGTGGAGGAAGACCTACAAAGCCAGCTCTTCCAGAGGCTTCAGGAATCATCTGTTGTCCCAGTCAACAGATAG
- the HR gene encoding lysine-specific demethylase hairless isoform X1, producing MESTPSFLKDTPAWEKTAPENGIVGREPNALPRDGLRHGALCLGEPAPFWRGVLSTPDSWLPPGFPQGPKDTLPLVEGEGPRNGERKASWLSGKEGLRWKEAMLTHPLALYGSACPPRYGPLIPEHGSGHPKSDPVAFRPLHCPFLLETKILEQAPFWVPTCLPPYLVSSLPPERPCDWPLAPHPWVYSGGQPKVPSAFSLGSKGFYHKDPSILRLAKEPLATVEPGLLGLAPGGPLQRSGEAECPSLHPRDGETGLGRHQNLCPLLLGHPDTVPRAPWPTCPPGLVHTLGNVWTVPGGGGLGYQLRPSATSRCPSPGPPTTPGGCYSSLPPAGNGGLSPCGKCQEGLERGSRGSSESIEEANKASGPRACPPHHHTKLKKTWLTRHSEQFGCPGGCPGEEESPAAPLQALKRASSPEVQGVAGSPAAKRPPDPFPGGAGQDVLDSSLGNEAEAKPRADRRGPRDGRAGLQDPGRQDAPCSAPQAGIARCQSCAQAAREVGGLACDAQPVPRSSLGGEQQEEDSAASSEEGGGSGPEAGPSVGLAKHLLSGLGDRLCRLLRREREALAWAQREAGQGPARTEDNPGIPGCCSRCHHGLFNTHWRCPRCSHRLCVACGRMAGAGRAREKAGSPEQPTEECAQEAGHSASSLMLTQFVSSQALAELSTAMHQVWIKFDIREHCPCQADAQVWAPGDGGQQKEPREKNTPTPQPSGKEDTNRTKDIKAETLDSTETPAEDRASRGPLPCPSLCELLASTAVKLCLGHERIHMAFAPVTPALPSDDRITNILDSIIAQVVERKIQEKALGPGLRAGPALRKGLGLPLSPVRPRLPPPGALLWLQEPRPRRGFRLFQEHWRQGQPVLVSGIQRTLQGSLWGTEALEALGGQVQTLTPLGPPQPTNLGTAAFWDGFSRPEIRPKSSEGSVLLLHRALRDEDTSRLENLAASLPLPEYCAQHGKLNLASYLPPGPALCPLEPQLWAAYGVSPHRGHLGTKNLCVEVTDLVSILVRAEAPLPAWHRAQKDFLSGLDGEGLWSPGSQVSTVWHVFRAQDAQRIRRFLQMVCPAGAGNLEPGTPGSCYLDAGLRRRLREEWGVSCWTLLQAPGEAVLVPAGAPHQVQGLVSTVSVTQHFMSPETSALSAQLCHQGSSLSPDCRLLCAQVDWAVFQAVKLAVGTLQEAK from the exons ATGGAGAGTACGCCCAGCTTCCTGAAGGATACCCCAGCCTGGGAGAAGACAGCCCCCGAGAACGGCATCGTGGGACGAGAGCCGAATGCCCTGCCACGAGACGGCCTGCGCCATGGGGCACTGTGCCTGGGAGAGCCTGCTCCCTTCTGGAGGGGTGTCCTGAGCACCCCAGACTCCTGGCTTCCCCCTGGCTTCCCTCAGGGCCCCAAGGACACGCTCCCACTGGTGGAGGGTGAAGGCCCCCGGAACGGGGAGAGGAAGGCCAGCTGGCTGAGTGGCAAGGAGGGGCTGCGCTGGAAAGAGGCGATGCTCACCCATCCGCTGGCGTTATATGGGTCAGCATGCCCGCCTCGCTACGGCCCCCTGATTCCTGAGCATGGCAGTGGCCATCCCAAAAGTGACCCTGTGGCCTTCCGGCCCTTGCACTGCCCCTTCCTTCTGGAGACCAAGATCTTGGAGCAAGCTCCCTTCTGGGTGCCCACCTGCTTACCACCCTACCTAGTGTCCAGCCTGCCTCCAGAGCGTCCATGTGACTGGCCCCTGGCCCCGCACCCCTGGGTGTACTCTGGGGGCCAGCCCAAAGTGCCCTCTGCTTTCAGCTTAGGCAGCAAG GGTTTTTACCATAAGGATCCGAGTATTCTCAGGCTGGCGAAGGAGCCGTTGGCAACTGTGGAACCTGGGTTGTTGGGCTTAGCCCCTGGTGGGCCTCTCCAGAGAAGTGGGGAGGCAGAGTGCCCTTCACTCCACCCGAGGGATGGAGAGACGGGCCTCGGCAGGCATCAGAATCTTTGCCCACTTCTCCTGGGGCATCCAGACACTGTTCCCCGGGCCCCCTGGCCCACTTGTCCCCCAGGCCTTGTTCACACTCTTGGCAACGTCTGGACTGTGCCGGGCGGTGGGGGCCTTGGGTACCAGCTGAGGCCATCAGCCACGTCAAGGTGCCCCTCTCCGGGGCCTCCCACCACCCCGGGGGGCTGTTACTCATCCCTCCCACCTGCCGGAAATGGAGGCCTTAGCCCTTGTGGGAAGTGCCAGGAGGGCCTGGAGCGGGGCTCGAGGGGGTCCAGTGAGTCCATCGAGGAAGCAAACAAGGCCTCTGGTCCCAGGGCCTGCCCGCCCCACCACCACACCAAGCTGAAGAAGACATGGCTCACGAGACACTCTGAGCAGTTTGGGTGCCCGGGAGgctgccctggggaggaggagagcccAGCTGCCCCGCTTCAGGCCCTCAAGAGGGCAAGTAGCCCTGAGGTCCAGGGAGTGGCCGGCAGCCCAGCCGCCAAGCGCCCCCCTGACCCTTTCCCAGGCGGTGCAGGGCAGGACGTCCTGGACTCATCACTGGGGAACGAGGCGGAGGCAAAACCGCGTGCTGACCGCAGAG GACCCCGAGATGGCAGGGCCGGCCTGCAGGACCCAGGGCGTCAGGATGCACCTTGCTCAGCTCCCCAGGCAGGCATTGCTCGGTGCCAAAGCTGTGCCCAGGCGGCGAGAGAGGTGGGAGGGCTGGCCTGCGACGCCCAGCCAGTGCCCAG ATCCTCTctgggaggggagcagcaggaggaagacTCGGCAGCCAGCTCCGAGGAGGGAGGAGGCTCTGGCCCAGAGGCCGGGCCCAGCGTGGGCCTCGCCAAACACCTCCTGAGTGGTTTGGGGGACCGACTGTGCCGCCTGCTGCGGAGGGAGCgggaggccctggcctgggcaCAGCGGGAAG CAGGCCAGGGGCCGGCCAGGACAGAGGACAACCCAGGCATTCCAGGTTGCTGCAGCCGCTGCCACCATGGACTCTTCAACACCCACTGGAGATGCCCCCGCTGCAGCCACCGGCTGTGTGTGGCCTGTGGTCGCATGGCGGGTGCTGGGAGGGCCAGGGAGAAAGCAG GCTCTCCGGAGCAGCCCACGGAGGAGTGTGCCCAGGAGGCTGGGCACAGCGCCTCTTCCCTGATGCTCACCCAGTTTGTTTCCAGCCAGG ctTTGGCAGAACTGAGCACCGCAATGCACCAGGTCTGGATCAAGTTTGATATCCGGGAGCACTGTCCCTGCCAAGCTGatgcccaggtgtgggccccTGGGGATGGGGGCCAGCAG AAGGAGCCTAGAGAAAAAAACACCCCAACTCCACAACCTTCCGGCAAGGAGGACACCAACAGGACCAAGGACATCAAAGCGG AGACCCTGGACTCCACAGAGACCCCTGCCGAGGACCGTGCCAGCCGAGGGCCCCTGCCTTGTCCCTCTCTCTGTGAACTGCTGGCCTCCACTGCTGTCAAACTCTGCTTGGGGCACGAGCGGATACATATGGCCTTTGCCCCTGTCACTCCAGCCCTGCCCAGT GATGACCGAATCACCAATATCCTGGACAGCATCATCGCGCAGGTGGTGGAACGGAAGATCCAGGAGAaagccctggggcctgggctgcgggccggGCCAGCCCTGCGCAAGGGTctgggcctgcccctctcaccAGTGCGGCCTCGGCTGCCTCCACCGGGGGCTTTGCTGTGgctgcaggagcccaggcctcGGCGAGGCTTCCGCCTCTTCCAGGAGCactggaggcagggccag CCTGTGTTGGTGTCAGGGATTCAGAGGACATTGCAAGGCAGCCTGTGGGGGACCGAGGCTCTTGAGGCGCTTGGAGGCCAGGTGCAGACGCTGACGCCCCTCGGGCCTCCCCAGCCTACAAACCTGGGCACCGCAGCCTTCTGGGATGGATTCTCCCGGCCTGAGA TTCGCCCAAAGTCATCTGAGGGCTCAGTCCTCCTGCTGCACAGAGCTCTGCGGGATGAGGACACAAGCAG GCTGGAGAACctggctgccagcctgcccctcccagagTACTGTGCCCAACATGGGAAACTCAACCTGGCTTCCTACCTCCCGCCGGGCCCCGCCCTGTGTCCACTGGagccccagctgtgggcagcctATG GTGTGAGCCCACACCGTGGGCACCTGGGGACCAAGAACCTCTGTGTGGAGGTGACTGACCTGGTCAGCATCCTGGTACGCGCGGAAGCCCCACTGCCCGCCTGGCATCGGGCACAGAAAG ACTTCCTCTCAGGCCTGGACGGGGAGGGGCTCTGGTCTCCTGGCAGCCAGGTCAGCACCGTGTGGCACGTGTTCCGGGCACAGGACGCCCAGCGCATCCGCCGCTTTCTCCAGATG gTGTGTCCGGCTGGGGCAGGCAACCTGGAGCCTGGCACCCCAGGAAGCTGCTACCTGGATGCAGGGCTTCGGCGGCGCCTGCGGGAGGAGTGGGGTGTGAGCTGCTGGACCCTGCTGCAGGCCCCCGGAGAGGCTGTGCTGGTCCCTGCAGGGGCTCCCCACCAG GTGCAGGGCCTGGTAAGCACAGTGAGCGTCACTCAGCACTTCATGTCCCCCGAGACCTCTGCCCTTTCTGCGCAGCTCTgccaccagggatccagcctgtcCCCTGACTGCCGCCTGCTTTGTGCCCAG GTGGACTGGGCTGTGTTCCAAGCAGTGAAGTTGGCGGTGGGAACATTACAGGAGGCTAAATAG
- the HR gene encoding lysine-specific demethylase hairless isoform X2, translating into MESTPSFLKDTPAWEKTAPENGIVGREPNALPRDGLRHGALCLGEPAPFWRGVLSTPDSWLPPGFPQGPKDTLPLVEGEGPRNGERKASWLSGKEGLRWKEAMLTHPLALYGSACPPRYGPLIPEHGSGHPKSDPVAFRPLHCPFLLETKILEQAPFWVPTCLPPYLVSSLPPERPCDWPLAPHPWVYSGGQPKVPSAFSLGSKGFYHKDPSILRLAKEPLATVEPGLLGLAPGGPLQRSGEAECPSLHPRDGETGLGRHQNLCPLLLGHPDTVPRAPWPTCPPGLVHTLGNVWTVPGGGGLGYQLRPSATSRCPSPGPPTTPGGCYSSLPPAGNGGLSPCGKCQEGLERGSRGSSESIEEANKASGPRACPPHHHTKLKKTWLTRHSEQFGCPGGCPGEEESPAAPLQALKRASSPEVQGVAGSPAAKRPPDPFPGGAGQDVLDSSLGNEAEAKPRADRRGPRDGRAGLQDPGRQDAPCSAPQAGIARCQSCAQAAREVGGLACDAQPVPRSSLGGEQQEEDSAASSEEGGGSGPEAGPSVGLAKHLLSGLGDRLCRLLRREREALAWAQREGQGPARTEDNPGIPGCCSRCHHGLFNTHWRCPRCSHRLCVACGRMAGAGRAREKAGSPEQPTEECAQEAGHSASSLMLTQFVSSQALAELSTAMHQVWIKFDIREHCPCQADAQVWAPGDGGQQKEPREKNTPTPQPSGKEDTNRTKDIKAETLDSTETPAEDRASRGPLPCPSLCELLASTAVKLCLGHERIHMAFAPVTPALPSDDRITNILDSIIAQVVERKIQEKALGPGLRAGPALRKGLGLPLSPVRPRLPPPGALLWLQEPRPRRGFRLFQEHWRQGQPVLVSGIQRTLQGSLWGTEALEALGGQVQTLTPLGPPQPTNLGTAAFWDGFSRPEIRPKSSEGSVLLLHRALRDEDTSRLENLAASLPLPEYCAQHGKLNLASYLPPGPALCPLEPQLWAAYGVSPHRGHLGTKNLCVEVTDLVSILVRAEAPLPAWHRAQKDFLSGLDGEGLWSPGSQVSTVWHVFRAQDAQRIRRFLQMVCPAGAGNLEPGTPGSCYLDAGLRRRLREEWGVSCWTLLQAPGEAVLVPAGAPHQVQGLVSTVSVTQHFMSPETSALSAQLCHQGSSLSPDCRLLCAQVDWAVFQAVKLAVGTLQEAK; encoded by the exons ATGGAGAGTACGCCCAGCTTCCTGAAGGATACCCCAGCCTGGGAGAAGACAGCCCCCGAGAACGGCATCGTGGGACGAGAGCCGAATGCCCTGCCACGAGACGGCCTGCGCCATGGGGCACTGTGCCTGGGAGAGCCTGCTCCCTTCTGGAGGGGTGTCCTGAGCACCCCAGACTCCTGGCTTCCCCCTGGCTTCCCTCAGGGCCCCAAGGACACGCTCCCACTGGTGGAGGGTGAAGGCCCCCGGAACGGGGAGAGGAAGGCCAGCTGGCTGAGTGGCAAGGAGGGGCTGCGCTGGAAAGAGGCGATGCTCACCCATCCGCTGGCGTTATATGGGTCAGCATGCCCGCCTCGCTACGGCCCCCTGATTCCTGAGCATGGCAGTGGCCATCCCAAAAGTGACCCTGTGGCCTTCCGGCCCTTGCACTGCCCCTTCCTTCTGGAGACCAAGATCTTGGAGCAAGCTCCCTTCTGGGTGCCCACCTGCTTACCACCCTACCTAGTGTCCAGCCTGCCTCCAGAGCGTCCATGTGACTGGCCCCTGGCCCCGCACCCCTGGGTGTACTCTGGGGGCCAGCCCAAAGTGCCCTCTGCTTTCAGCTTAGGCAGCAAG GGTTTTTACCATAAGGATCCGAGTATTCTCAGGCTGGCGAAGGAGCCGTTGGCAACTGTGGAACCTGGGTTGTTGGGCTTAGCCCCTGGTGGGCCTCTCCAGAGAAGTGGGGAGGCAGAGTGCCCTTCACTCCACCCGAGGGATGGAGAGACGGGCCTCGGCAGGCATCAGAATCTTTGCCCACTTCTCCTGGGGCATCCAGACACTGTTCCCCGGGCCCCCTGGCCCACTTGTCCCCCAGGCCTTGTTCACACTCTTGGCAACGTCTGGACTGTGCCGGGCGGTGGGGGCCTTGGGTACCAGCTGAGGCCATCAGCCACGTCAAGGTGCCCCTCTCCGGGGCCTCCCACCACCCCGGGGGGCTGTTACTCATCCCTCCCACCTGCCGGAAATGGAGGCCTTAGCCCTTGTGGGAAGTGCCAGGAGGGCCTGGAGCGGGGCTCGAGGGGGTCCAGTGAGTCCATCGAGGAAGCAAACAAGGCCTCTGGTCCCAGGGCCTGCCCGCCCCACCACCACACCAAGCTGAAGAAGACATGGCTCACGAGACACTCTGAGCAGTTTGGGTGCCCGGGAGgctgccctggggaggaggagagcccAGCTGCCCCGCTTCAGGCCCTCAAGAGGGCAAGTAGCCCTGAGGTCCAGGGAGTGGCCGGCAGCCCAGCCGCCAAGCGCCCCCCTGACCCTTTCCCAGGCGGTGCAGGGCAGGACGTCCTGGACTCATCACTGGGGAACGAGGCGGAGGCAAAACCGCGTGCTGACCGCAGAG GACCCCGAGATGGCAGGGCCGGCCTGCAGGACCCAGGGCGTCAGGATGCACCTTGCTCAGCTCCCCAGGCAGGCATTGCTCGGTGCCAAAGCTGTGCCCAGGCGGCGAGAGAGGTGGGAGGGCTGGCCTGCGACGCCCAGCCAGTGCCCAG ATCCTCTctgggaggggagcagcaggaggaagacTCGGCAGCCAGCTCCGAGGAGGGAGGAGGCTCTGGCCCAGAGGCCGGGCCCAGCGTGGGCCTCGCCAAACACCTCCTGAGTGGTTTGGGGGACCGACTGTGCCGCCTGCTGCGGAGGGAGCgggaggccctggcctgggcaCAGCGGGAAG GCCAGGGGCCGGCCAGGACAGAGGACAACCCAGGCATTCCAGGTTGCTGCAGCCGCTGCCACCATGGACTCTTCAACACCCACTGGAGATGCCCCCGCTGCAGCCACCGGCTGTGTGTGGCCTGTGGTCGCATGGCGGGTGCTGGGAGGGCCAGGGAGAAAGCAG GCTCTCCGGAGCAGCCCACGGAGGAGTGTGCCCAGGAGGCTGGGCACAGCGCCTCTTCCCTGATGCTCACCCAGTTTGTTTCCAGCCAGG ctTTGGCAGAACTGAGCACCGCAATGCACCAGGTCTGGATCAAGTTTGATATCCGGGAGCACTGTCCCTGCCAAGCTGatgcccaggtgtgggccccTGGGGATGGGGGCCAGCAG AAGGAGCCTAGAGAAAAAAACACCCCAACTCCACAACCTTCCGGCAAGGAGGACACCAACAGGACCAAGGACATCAAAGCGG AGACCCTGGACTCCACAGAGACCCCTGCCGAGGACCGTGCCAGCCGAGGGCCCCTGCCTTGTCCCTCTCTCTGTGAACTGCTGGCCTCCACTGCTGTCAAACTCTGCTTGGGGCACGAGCGGATACATATGGCCTTTGCCCCTGTCACTCCAGCCCTGCCCAGT GATGACCGAATCACCAATATCCTGGACAGCATCATCGCGCAGGTGGTGGAACGGAAGATCCAGGAGAaagccctggggcctgggctgcgggccggGCCAGCCCTGCGCAAGGGTctgggcctgcccctctcaccAGTGCGGCCTCGGCTGCCTCCACCGGGGGCTTTGCTGTGgctgcaggagcccaggcctcGGCGAGGCTTCCGCCTCTTCCAGGAGCactggaggcagggccag CCTGTGTTGGTGTCAGGGATTCAGAGGACATTGCAAGGCAGCCTGTGGGGGACCGAGGCTCTTGAGGCGCTTGGAGGCCAGGTGCAGACGCTGACGCCCCTCGGGCCTCCCCAGCCTACAAACCTGGGCACCGCAGCCTTCTGGGATGGATTCTCCCGGCCTGAGA TTCGCCCAAAGTCATCTGAGGGCTCAGTCCTCCTGCTGCACAGAGCTCTGCGGGATGAGGACACAAGCAG GCTGGAGAACctggctgccagcctgcccctcccagagTACTGTGCCCAACATGGGAAACTCAACCTGGCTTCCTACCTCCCGCCGGGCCCCGCCCTGTGTCCACTGGagccccagctgtgggcagcctATG GTGTGAGCCCACACCGTGGGCACCTGGGGACCAAGAACCTCTGTGTGGAGGTGACTGACCTGGTCAGCATCCTGGTACGCGCGGAAGCCCCACTGCCCGCCTGGCATCGGGCACAGAAAG ACTTCCTCTCAGGCCTGGACGGGGAGGGGCTCTGGTCTCCTGGCAGCCAGGTCAGCACCGTGTGGCACGTGTTCCGGGCACAGGACGCCCAGCGCATCCGCCGCTTTCTCCAGATG gTGTGTCCGGCTGGGGCAGGCAACCTGGAGCCTGGCACCCCAGGAAGCTGCTACCTGGATGCAGGGCTTCGGCGGCGCCTGCGGGAGGAGTGGGGTGTGAGCTGCTGGACCCTGCTGCAGGCCCCCGGAGAGGCTGTGCTGGTCCCTGCAGGGGCTCCCCACCAG GTGCAGGGCCTGGTAAGCACAGTGAGCGTCACTCAGCACTTCATGTCCCCCGAGACCTCTGCCCTTTCTGCGCAGCTCTgccaccagggatccagcctgtcCCCTGACTGCCGCCTGCTTTGTGCCCAG GTGGACTGGGCTGTGTTCCAAGCAGTGAAGTTGGCGGTGGGAACATTACAGGAGGCTAAATAG